The nucleotide sequence AATGGCGTCATTGGTGCGCCCTAGTTTTAGATACGCATTCATCATCGCCGCTCCAGCAGCATAGGATTGCGGGAAAGCTTTTAATGTAGCTTGAGCGATTTGCAAAGCCTCATCACCTTTTCCCCTGGCCAATGCCAACTCGGAAGTAGTAATGTCTAAAGACAGACTTTGTCGCAGTATGGGTGATCCTGGCGCACTCACGCTATTTGCCAGGTTACGTGCTTGTTGTAGATAGCCTGTAGCCTGATCAAACTTACCTTGTTTTAGGGCGACAAGTGAAAGCCCATAAAAACCTTCCATTTGTTTGCCAGGGGCTGACTGTTTACTTAAGCTTTCAAAGATATTTTTTAAGTCATACATCTGACTAGAACTTCCAGATTGCTCCATACGGGCACGTGCTTTGATGAAATAAAACTCTACTGCTGTGGGCACATTTCTGTTGGCGATATTGCGAGCACGATCTTGCATATCCGCAATACGGTCCGTGGTTAATGGATGGGTGCGCACATAAGACGGCACTCCACTATCCATAATCCCTGTCGCCTTTTGTAGGCGTTGGAAAAAGCCTGGAGCACCATTAACGTCATAGCCACTCTCCGCCAGAATCTGAAAGCCAATACGATCAGCCTCGCGCTCGGCATCTCTTGAGTAGGAGAGTTGATTATTCACTGCTACCGCTTGACCTCCCTGCATCAAACCAGAAGCAGCGCCAGGATTACGTGATGCAGCTAAGGCACCTAACAATATGCCAGCGAGGGCAATCATGGTGTTGGTAGTTTGTTTATCCATCTGACGAGCCAAGTGGCGCTGTAAAACGTGACCGGTCTCATGACCCATAACAGAAGCTACTTCCGAATCTGTTTCAGCACTAACCAGCAATCCCGTATGAAAACCAATAAATCCACCGGGTAATGCAAATGCATTAATACTGCTATCTTTAACGGCGAATACCTCAAAGTTATAGGCGCCGCTACCCTGCTCATTAGCGCCGCCCAATTGCAGACGTTTTGCAGCCTGCAATAAGCGTCGCTCCATTTGATTTAAATAGTCATAGATGGGCAAATCATTTGAATAATCCGGATCCGGGCGAATCTGGCGCATGATCATTTCGCCATACTTTTTCTCATCCATACGACTCAAGCTATCGCCACCAGGATCCCCCATATCTGGGAGAACAAAACTGGGTTGGCTTGGAGGTGCATTGCGTGACGGCAGATTTGAGGAGCGAGCATCAGGTAACTGAACCGCTCTACCCAAATTTTGCAAGGCAGCAGACTCACCTTGCACTGATACATCACCCGCTACAGAGGAAGGCGCAGGTCCAGCTGCATAGACGAAACCAGCACTTGGCCAAGCTAGGCTCAGGATGAGCTGACTAGCCAAAATTCGCTTAAATAGCGATGATCTTTGTGATGTCTTTATGACTTGCATCCCTATATGGTAAAACTTATCCCATGAACAAACTAACTCATTTTGATGCAAGCGGCCAAGCCCATATGGTCAATGTTGGTGATAAGCCCAATACCCATCGGATTGCCGTTGCTACAGGCAAAATCACCATGCTCCCAGAGACTTTTAGCATGATTGAAGCAGGCAGCCATAAAAAAGGAGATGTTTTGGGCATCGCCCGCATAGCTGGCATTCAGGCATCTAAAAAGACTTCTGATTTGATCCCTCTTTGCCACCCCTTGGCACTAACCCACGTCAGCTTGGAGTTTGCCCTAAATAAAGATTCTAGTAGCATTACCTGCCAAGTCAGAGCTGAGACCACTGGTCCTACTGGTGTAGAAATGGAAGCTCTCACCGCGGTCCAAGTTGCCCTTCTCACAATATATGACATGGCCAAAGCAGTTGATAGAGGCATGGTGATGGGTGATGTCCACCTACTAGAGAAAAGTGGTGGCAAGTCTGGAGAGTGGAAAGCGTAGTTAATTAGCCACTTGATATAAATAATTAAGCCACCCTAGGGTGGCTTAATTTCCTATGTACTGTAATAACTATCTCACTTCGTAATGCGGCACTCTGAAGGAAGTAATTGAGATAGTAGATTGGTTTCACTTGAGCGGCAAGACCATCCACCAGCCCAAGTCGATCCCTCTGGCTTGGATAAATCAATTGCCTTAGGAACATTGGAATCTGGGTCATTTGTAGGAATGAGATGTAATGTATTTTTATTTTCTGGGGCAACGTTATTCTGAAAGTCGATGGCAATAGCACCAGATGGTGTGATTTCAATTAACTTCACACTGCGAGTTGGCACAAAAGTAAACGAGCCCTGTGTTGCATCATCCATTGGTACAGTACCTCTACTCGCAAAAGCTTCGGTCACAGCAAGCTTTGCACTTGAAGAGAGATTCATGCCCTCTACGATGCGGCTGCGAGCAATGTAATCTTGATATTGAGGAACGGCTACTGCCACCAGAATACCGATGATGGCAACTACCACCATCACCTCAATCAAGGTAAATCCGGACTCTTGTTGCTGATCTTGTGTAGACATATTCATTAGCTCCTGAGGGTTAAACTCCTCATCATCCAGTCTATACCCAACGCATTCAAGATGTCCAAATATAAGAAAAGCCGGCTTTCAAGGCCGGCTTTTCTGATTAACGCGAAAGAAAATAATTACGCTTTTTTGCCGCTCCGCTTCACAAGCTCACCAAGAGCCATGACGCCAATAGCACCAACAGCACCTGCGACCAAGCTATAGGCCTCAACTCCAGCGCCAAAATACTTGATCACGCCTGGATCGGAAAGCATCATACCGCCAGCAATCCAGCCTAGTAAGCCAGCACCAGCCGTAACGATGATTGGAAAACGATCGATTAGATACAAAACGATGCGGCTACCACCAATGATGAGCGGTACAGAAACTAATAAACCAAAAACGATATAGCCAAGCTGATGAGCTTGATCGTCAACTTGACCGGCAGCACCAGCAATTGCTATAACGTTATCAAGACTCATGACGATATCTGCAATGATGATGGTCTTGATGGCTGCAAATAACTTATCAGGCGCCTGAAGATCATGACCCTCTTCACCACCTGTATCGACCATCAACTTGTAACCAATCCACAGCAGTGCAATAGCGCCAACAAACTTCAAGAAAGGAATTTGCAGCAAAGTGACTGCGAAGGCAACCAGCACAATACGCAAAATAATTGCGCCTGCTGTTCCCCACAAGATCCCTTTACGACGCTGATTTGGGTGTAAATTTCTGCAAGCTAAAGCAATGACTACTGCGTTGTCACCGCCCAATAGAATATCGATCAAGATGATCTGCGCAACGACAGACCAATCTAGCATTGTTAAAAACTCCATGTCATCCTCTTATATTTTTATGTTTTAACCACAGGTACTACGAAAAAGGATGCGAATTAGCATCCTTTTCCTTGAACGCAATTACAACATGGCTTTAAGTAATGCTGCCATTTCTGATGGATTTCTTGTTACTTTAAAGCCACATTCTTCCATCACAGAAAGCTTTGCATCAGCCGTATCTGCACCACCAGAAATCAATGCGCCTGCATGGCCCATACGTTTTCCAGGGGGCGCTGTTACACCAGCGATAAAGCCAACAATCGGCTTCTTCATGTTGGCCTTACACCAGCGGGCTGCTTCAGCTTCATCTGGACCACCGATTTCGCCGATCATGATAACTGCATCTGTATCTGGATCTTCGTTGAACATGCGCATTACATCAATATGCTTTAAGCCATTGATTGGGTCGCCACCAATACCTACTGCAGTGGACTGGCCTAAACCGATCGATGTCAATTGACCAACTGCCTCATACGTCAACGTACCTGAACGGCTTACTACACCAATGCGGCCTTTCTTGTGAATATGGCCAGGCATGATACCGATCTTGATTTCATCTGGAGTAATGATGCCAGGACAATTCGGGCCAAGTAATAAAGTCTTCTTACCACCGGCAGCTTCTTTTGCATGCATCTTATTACGCACTTCTAGCATGTCTTTGACTGGGATGCCTTCAGTGATACAAATCACAAAATCAAGGTCAGCTTCAACAGCCTCCCAAATTGCTGCGGCTGCGCCAGGAGGCGGGACATAAATTACAGAAGTAGTGGCACCAGTTTGCTGGGCAGCCTCTTTTACTGTTCCATAAATTGGAATATTGAAAATAGACTCGCCTGCTTTTTTAGGATTAACGCCAGCAACAAAACAGTTTTTACCGTTTGCGTATTCCTGGCACTTCTCCGTATGGAATTGGCCAGTCTTACCAGTAATACCTTGGGTAATTACTTTAGTATTTTTATTTACCAAAATAGACATATTAATTTCCTTGATTATTTGTTTTTCGCAACAGCAGCAACTACCTTAGTAGCAGCCTCTGCCATTGAATCGGCGCTAATGATTGGTAAACCAGAGTCTGCAAGAATCTTCTTACCTAGCTCCTCATTAGTACCCTTCATGCGCACGACCAAAGGTACAGTCAAGTTCACAGCCTTACATGCCGTAACCACGCCATCAGCAATCACGTCGCAACGCATGATGCCACCGAAAATATTTACCAAAATTGCTTCAACGCTCTTGTTCTTGAGCATGATCTTGAAAGCTTCTGTTACTTTCTCTGCAGTTGCGCCACCACCAACGTCCAGGAAGTTTGCTGGCTCGCCGCCAAACAACTTGATGGTATCCATCGTAGCCATTGCTAAACCAGCACCATTCACCAAGCAACCAATGTTGCCGTCAAGTGAAATGTAGGCTAAGTCAAACTTAGAAGCTTCGATCTCAGCTGCATCTTCTTCGTCAATATCGCGATAAGCTACGATTTCTGGATGACGATACAAAGCATTTGGATCAAAATTAAATTTGGCATCAAGGGCCTTGATCTTGCCATTGCCTTCAAGAATCAATGGATTAATCTCCACTAATGAAGCATCTGTTTCCCAATAGGTTTTGTACAAGTTTTTAAACACGTCGCTTGCCATTGGAATAGAGGCATCTGGAACGCCAATGCCTTTCGCAATGATCTGGCAGTCTGCATCAGTCAAACCAATCAATGGATCAACAAACACTTTAATAATTTTTTCTGGATGAGATTCTGCAACCTCTTCAATATCCATGCCACCTTCACTTGAAGCCATGATGACATTCTTCTGTGTGCCGCGGTCAGTAACGATACTGAAGTAATACTCTTTTTTGATGTCAGCGCCATCTTCAATTAAGAGACGATTTACTTTTTGACCTTCTGGGCCTGTTTGATGGGTTTTCAACTGCATACCCAAAATTTCAGAAGCGTATTTTTTCACTTCGTCCATACTGCGAGCTAATTTGACACCGCCGCCTTTACCGCGACCACCTGCATGAATTTGCGCCTTAACAACCCATACTGGGCCGCCTAGCTTTTCGGCAGCTTTAATTGCCTCATCAACACTAAATGCTGGGATGCCGTTTGGAACAGGCACATTAAATTGGCGTAGTAGTTCTTTGCCTTGGTACTCGTGAATTTTCATTATTACTCCCGAAACGGTATCTTTTTTAGCAAGCAATGCGAATTAGTAAAACCGAATTAACCTTGTCTACCTATTTAAGCAAATGGTAGGGGTTTAGCCGACTTCGTAAGTCTATCATGCTGCAATGCGGCAACATGGTCTATCTGCTCCGTAATTGCCCTAGTCTGGACGCCCAGCCACCACCTTAGAGACTACGGATGAGCTAAAGCCCTTAGATGCCAGAAAACGATACTGGCGAGCACGTTCCTTTTGTTCGCTGGCTAGTGCACCAAACTTACGCAGCCACAATTCGTGAGCGCGCTGGTATTCAGTCTCTTTTAAGGTCTTTAAAAGCGCTACAGTCTTTGAGCTATCCACTCCTGCCTGTGTGAGCTCATCTTGTATTTTTCTAGTGCCAAAGCGCTCGCTACGACGTCTGACAAGAGCCTCTGCAAAGCGCTCATCAGAAAGCCATCCCCGCGCCTCGAAATCATCTAAGACGGCCTCAATCTGAGCAGTCAAGTAGACAGTTGTGGCAATCTCCTCAGAATCCTCCCCGACAGACTTAAGCTTCAACATTCTTGCTACTGACTCTTCAAGCTTTGCTGCAAGACCCTTGCGGCTGTACTCCCGCATAGATAAAAGGCGCAAAGCCCGAGCTTTGAGACTCGGGCTTTGTTTTTTCTTT is from Polynucleobacter sp. MG-Unter2-18 and encodes:
- a CDS encoding TerC family protein, producing the protein MEFLTMLDWSVVAQIILIDILLGGDNAVVIALACRNLHPNQRRKGILWGTAGAIILRIVLVAFAVTLLQIPFLKFVGAIALLWIGYKLMVDTGGEEGHDLQAPDKLFAAIKTIIIADIVMSLDNVIAIAGAAGQVDDQAHQLGYIVFGLLVSVPLIIGGSRIVLYLIDRFPIIVTAGAGLLGWIAGGMMLSDPGVIKYFGAGVEAYSLVAGAVGAIGVMALGELVKRSGKKA
- the sucC gene encoding ADP-forming succinate--CoA ligase subunit beta, encoding MKIHEYQGKELLRQFNVPVPNGIPAFSVDEAIKAAEKLGGPVWVVKAQIHAGGRGKGGGVKLARSMDEVKKYASEILGMQLKTHQTGPEGQKVNRLLIEDGADIKKEYYFSIVTDRGTQKNVIMASSEGGMDIEEVAESHPEKIIKVFVDPLIGLTDADCQIIAKGIGVPDASIPMASDVFKNLYKTYWETDASLVEINPLILEGNGKIKALDAKFNFDPNALYRHPEIVAYRDIDEEDAAEIEASKFDLAYISLDGNIGCLVNGAGLAMATMDTIKLFGGEPANFLDVGGGATAEKVTEAFKIMLKNKSVEAILVNIFGGIMRCDVIADGVVTACKAVNLTVPLVVRMKGTNEELGKKILADSGLPIISADSMAEAATKVVAAVAKNK
- the recX gene encoding recombination regulator RecX, which translates into the protein MSELGSTVQKKKKQSPSLKARALRLLSMREYSRKGLAAKLEESVARMLKLKSVGEDSEEIATTVYLTAQIEAVLDDFEARGWLSDERFAEALVRRRSERFGTRKIQDELTQAGVDSSKTVALLKTLKETEYQRAHELWLRKFGALASEQKERARQYRFLASKGFSSSVVSKVVAGRPD
- the moaC gene encoding cyclic pyranopterin monophosphate synthase MoaC — protein: MNKLTHFDASGQAHMVNVGDKPNTHRIAVATGKITMLPETFSMIEAGSHKKGDVLGIARIAGIQASKKTSDLIPLCHPLALTHVSLEFALNKDSSSITCQVRAETTGPTGVEMEALTAVQVALLTIYDMAKAVDRGMVMGDVHLLEKSGGKSGEWKA
- a CDS encoding pilin, with the protein product MSTQDQQQESGFTLIEVMVVVAIIGILVAVAVPQYQDYIARSRIVEGMNLSSSAKLAVTEAFASRGTVPMDDATQGSFTFVPTRSVKLIEITPSGAIAIDFQNNVAPENKNTLHLIPTNDPDSNVPKAIDLSKPEGSTWAGGWSCRSSETNLLSQLLPSECRITK
- a CDS encoding M48 family metalloprotease — translated: MQVIKTSQRSSLFKRILASQLILSLAWPSAGFVYAAGPAPSSVAGDVSVQGESAALQNLGRAVQLPDARSSNLPSRNAPPSQPSFVLPDMGDPGGDSLSRMDEKKYGEMIMRQIRPDPDYSNDLPIYDYLNQMERRLLQAAKRLQLGGANEQGSGAYNFEVFAVKDSSINAFALPGGFIGFHTGLLVSAETDSEVASVMGHETGHVLQRHLARQMDKQTTNTMIALAGILLGALAASRNPGAASGLMQGGQAVAVNNQLSYSRDAEREADRIGFQILAESGYDVNGAPGFFQRLQKATGIMDSGVPSYVRTHPLTTDRIADMQDRARNIANRNVPTAVEFYFIKARARMEQSGSSSQMYDLKNIFESLSKQSAPGKQMEGFYGLSLVALKQGKFDQATGYLQQARNLANSVSAPGSPILRQSLSLDITTSELALARGKGDEALQIAQATLKAFPQSYAAGAAMMNAYLKLGRTNDAITWLKARTRLQPNEVVWWSMLSNAYDQAKNVPMRHYALGEKYALEGAWPSAIEQLKIARSSSGADFYQASSIDARLREMQKEYQDELKELGKNMPS
- the sucD gene encoding succinate--CoA ligase subunit alpha; this encodes MSILVNKNTKVITQGITGKTGQFHTEKCQEYANGKNCFVAGVNPKKAGESIFNIPIYGTVKEAAQQTGATTSVIYVPPPGAAAAIWEAVEADLDFVICITEGIPVKDMLEVRNKMHAKEAAGGKKTLLLGPNCPGIITPDEIKIGIMPGHIHKKGRIGVVSRSGTLTYEAVGQLTSIGLGQSTAVGIGGDPINGLKHIDVMRMFNEDPDTDAVIMIGEIGGPDEAEAARWCKANMKKPIVGFIAGVTAPPGKRMGHAGALISGGADTADAKLSVMEECGFKVTRNPSEMAALLKAML